A region of the Microbulbifer pacificus genome:
ATTGCCTATCCCAGTTTTACCAGCAACTCCACTGCCTTGCTTAGCTGGGTTTCACTCAATCCCGAAGTCAGCTCTTCGGCGATGTGCGTGAAACTCACACTGGCATCCTGGTAGAGCGACTTTCCGGTTTTCGACAACCTGACCAGGCTCTGCCTGGCATCGCGCGGGTTCTGCACCTTTTCCACCACACCGTTTTTCTCCATGGGCAGCAGCAGGCGGGTGACGCCGGATGCGCTCATACCGAGATATTCCGCGAGTTCTATTCTGGAAACCTCCTGTGGGCACTGGCACAGGTAGTCCATGACCAGATATTCGGTCAGGCTGATGCCGTGGACGCTTAAACGGTTGCCGGCCTTGCGGGCCAGTTTGGCGGAGAGAATGGCGTTCTGGATGATAAACGCTGAGCTGGTATTAGGCATGACAGTTATGCTGCATTAATAGTTGATCAAGCAAGTATATGTGCGGCATTTGTTCTGTCAAGGATAGTGTTGCCGCCTATTTTCCGACATCGCTTCCGGCAGTTGCTTCGATCACTTCGCGGATGCCATTGGCACACACGGGGCAAAACTGGTTGTCGCCGCCGTCGCGCAGCATCAGGCAGTTAAGTGTCGGCCGGTAGTACTGGGTGGGGCTGTAATTGGCTCCCTGAAAGGCACCGACTTCGTTGATGTAAGGCTCTTCCAGCAGCCAGCTCTGGTCTCCTTTCAGGGTATCGAGATAGCGCTGTTTCTGCCACGGCGTTGGCAGGGGCGTTGATGCTTTGATCAAGTGCGCCCACTTGAGATTCTTTTTATCCAGCAGTGCGGTGATATTGGGCTCGTGGGGTTCCACCACTTTTTCCGCGTCCGCG
Encoded here:
- a CDS encoding MarR family winged helix-turn-helix transcriptional regulator, with amino-acid sequence MPNTSSAFIIQNAILSAKLARKAGNRLSVHGISLTEYLVMDYLCQCPQEVSRIELAEYLGMSASGVTRLLLPMEKNGVVEKVQNPRDARQSLVRLSKTGKSLYQDASVSFTHIAEELTSGLSETQLSKAVELLVKLG